One window from the genome of Clarias gariepinus isolate MV-2021 ecotype Netherlands chromosome 15, CGAR_prim_01v2, whole genome shotgun sequence encodes:
- the clcn4 gene encoding H(+)/Cl(-) exchange transporter 4 produces the protein MAEAEVISNATPTDEVNGAGNLMDFLDEPVPDVGTYEDFHTIDWLREKSRDTDRHRKIRNKRKQSILDLVRSLLDAWSGWVVMLKIGLLSGTLAGVIDLAVDWMTDLKEGVCLSAFWYSHEQCCWTSNETTFADRDKCPQWQKWSELMTGHTEGAGAYVLNYFLYVLWALFFSFLAVSLVRVFAPYACGSGIPEIKTILSGFIIRGYLGKWTLLIKTVTLVLVVSSGLSLGKEGPLVHVACCCGNLFCSLFSKYSRNEGKRREVLSAAAAAGVSVAFGAPIGGVLFSLEEVSYYFPLKTLWRSFFAALVAAFTLRSINPFGNNRLVLFYVEYHTPWYMAELVPFILLGVFGGLWGTLFIRCNIAWCRRRKTTRLGKYPVLEVIVVTGITAILAFPNPYTRRSTSELISELFNDCGALESSQLCDYINNPNMSRPEDDIPDRPAGPGVYSALWQLTLALIFKIVITIFTFGMKIPSGLFIPSMAVGAIAGRIVGIAVEQMAYHHHDWIIFKNWCRPGADCVTPGLYAMVGAAACLGGVTRMTVSLVVIMFELTGGLEYIVPLMAAAVTSKWVADAFSKEGIYEAHIRLNGYPYLDQDEFTHRTLATDVMRPRRNEPPLSVLTQDSTTVEDVETLIKETDYNGFPVVVSRESERLIGFVQRRDLTVAIKTARQKQDGVVSNSVVYFTEDAPQLPASNPQPLKLRRILNLSPFTVTDHTPMETVVDIFRKLGLRQCLVTRSGRLLGIITKKDVLRHMAQMMNQDPESIMFN, from the exons atggcGGAGGCAGAAG tgaTCAGCAATGCCACTCCCACGGATGAGGTGAATGGAGCTGGGAATCTGATGGACTTCCTAGACGAGCCCGTTCCTGACGTGGGCACGTATGAAGATTTCCACACCATCGACTGGCTCAGGGAGAAATCCAGAGACACAGACCGCCACAGGAAG ATTCGAAACAAGAGGAAGCAGTCTATCTTGGATCTTGTAAGGAGCCTACTGGATGCCTGGTCAGGATGGGTGGTCATGCTGAAAATCGGACTACTGTCAg GCACTTTGGCTGGAGTGATAGATCTAGCTGTAGACTGGATGACGGACTTGAAAGAGGGCGTTTGTTTGTCTGCATTCTGGTACAGCCATGAGCAGTGCTGCTGGACATCCAACGAGACTACATTCGCTGACCGGGACAAATGTCCTCAGTGGCAGAAATGGTCTGAGTTGATGACAGGACACACTGAG GGTGCTGGCGCGTATGTGTTAAATTACTTTCTGTACGTGCTATGGGCGCTGTTCTTCTCCTTTCTGGCTGTGTCTCTGGTGCGAGTGTTTGCTCCCTATGCCTGTGGATCAGGAATACCAGAG ATTAAGACAATCCTGAGTGGGTTCATAATACGAGGTTACCTGGGGAAGTGGACCCTACTGATTAAGACGGTCACTCTGGTGCTGGTCGTGTCATCCGGTCTCAGTCTAGGAAAGGAAGGGCCGCTGGTTCACGTGGCCTGTTGCTGTGGAAACCTCTTCTGCAGCCTGTTCTCAAAATACAGCAGGAATGAAGGCAAACGTAGAGAG GTTTTATCGGCTGCTGCGGCCGCTGGAGTTTCGGTGGCTTTTGGTGCTCCAATAGGTGGAGTGCTTTTCAGCTTAGAGGAG GTGAGTTATTACTTTCCTCTTAAGACTCTGTGGCGCTCCTTCTTTGCTGCGCTGGTTGCTGCCTTCACGCTGCGCTCTATCAACCCATTCGGAAACAACCGCCTGGTACTATTCTATGTGGAATATCACACCCCATGGTACATGGCTGAGCTAGTTCCCTTCATCCTGCTTGGGGTATTCGGAGGCCTCTGGGGCACGCTGTTTATCCGGTGCAACATTGCCTGGTGCCGCCGCAGGAAGACCACTCGCCTAGGAAAGTACCCTGTCTTGGAGGTAATCGTTGTGACAGGTATTACAGCTATCTTGGCGTTCCCCAACCCATACACCCGCCGCAGTACCAGTGAGCTCATCTCAGAGTTATTTAATGACTGTGGTGCTCTCGAGTCCTCCCAACTCTGTGATTATATCAATAACCCCAATATGAGCCGCCCAGAAGACGATATACCCGACAGACCAGCTGGACCAGGGGTCTACAGCGCCCTCTGGCAGTTGACACTCGCATTGATCTTTAAGATCGTCATCACCATCTTTACTTTTGGCATGAAG ATCCCATCGGGATTGTTCATCCCCAGTATGGCCGTTGGCGCCATTGCAGGAAGGATAGTGGGCATTGCTGTGGAGCAGATGGCCTACCACCACCATGACTGGATCATCTTTAAGAACTGGTGTCGTCCTGGTGCAGACTGTGTCACCCCTGGTCTCTATGCCATGGTGGGGGCTGCAGCGTGTCTGG GTGGAGTCACTAGGATGACTGTGTCTCTGGTTGTCATTATGTTCGAGTTGACTGGTGGGTTAGAGTACATTGTGCCGCTAATGGCTGCAGCTGTTACAAGTAAGTGGGTGGCAGATGCCTTCAGCAAAGAGGGAATTTATGAGGCACACATCCGTCTAAACGGTTACCCATACCTGGACCAGGATGAGTTCACTCACCGCACGCTGGCCACTGATGTGATGCGACCACGTAGGAACGAGCCCCCACTCTCTGTCCTCACACAGGACTCTACCACTGTGGAAGACGTAGAGACACTCATCAAAGAGACGGACTACAACGGCTTTCCTGTGGTCGTTTCGCGCGAGTCCGAACGACTCATCGGTTTTGTCCAACGCAGGGATCTGACCGTGGCTATCA AAACTGCACGTCAGAAGCAGGATGGTGTGGTGAGTAACTCAGTAGTGTACTTCACTGAGGATGCACCCCAGCTTCCAGCCTCGAACCCACAGCCACTGAAGCTGAGGCGCATCCTCAACCTCAGTCCGTTCACCGTCACTGACCACACACCTATGGAGACTGTGGTGGACATCTTTCGCAAGCTCGGCCTTCGCCAGTGCCTTGTCACTCGCAGCGG ACGGTTACTCGGGATCATCACTAAGAAAGATGTTCTACGACATATGGCCCAAATGATGAACCAGGACCCTGAGTCAATCATGTTCAACTAA
- the traf3ip2b gene encoding E3 ubiquitin ligase TRAF3IP2, whose amino-acid sequence MLNPFSQMALQDQPKRSFNCPEENDETQSEEFQSGHLLTTNTSCNHSFAISRVVEGQTFSHQYNPTTPSLTQSREKCIQHDQLTRPCHQNLFLNQVGTDKRDLGANRGWHFPCYHSSGGGQTSSLPSYLPSTDYQTYLSAGSVFPSWHPSHLGTHSLSLNSLEQPGSLYSFLRDGSSISTNQAMLFSGFHCGYNGQAPLQVDPQDHLILSPKYQLPHKLKNSDLLGYTHPGGNKKDAISCRPGQKNPCNTQLSWEQRKVFVTYEVDSEDHLKEIIKFVVLLRNNGFDTHIDVFEEQLYSISKIDCMERYLNEKDYLIIMVISLKYFETVTGARVSVECDERTSNTVYIHKQLQSEFIQNGCRNFRVVPVLFPGAKKSYVPPWLQNTLMYSWPRDRDDILRRLMQVEKYNPPPVGPLPTIVSMPL is encoded by the exons CCCCTTCAGCCAAATGGCTCTTCAAGATCAACCTAAAAGATCTTTTAACTGTCCTGAGGAAAATGATGAGACACAGAGTGAGGAATTCCAGTCTGGGCATCTCCTGACCACAAACACTTCTTGCAATCACTCATTTGCCATAAGTAGGGTGGTGGAAGGACAGACATTTAGCCACCAATACAATCCTACGACACCCAGTCTTACCCAGTCCCGTGAAAAATGTATCCAGCATGACCAGCTCACCAGACCCTGCCACCAGAACTTGTTCCTGAACCAGGTTGGTACTGACAAAAGAGATCTGGGTGCTAATCGTGGCTGGCATTTCCCCTGCTATCACAGTTCTGGAGGAGGTCAAACAAGCAGTCTACCATCATACTTGCCCTCTACTGATTACCAGACATACCTGAGTGCGGGCTCTGTTTTTCCCAGTTGGCATCCTTCCCATCTGGGTACACACAGCCTCAGCCTTAACAGTCTGGAACAGCCTGGCTCTCTATACTCTTTTCTCAGAGATGGATCTTCCATCTCCACCAACCAGGCGATGCTTTTCTCTGGCTTCCACTGTGGATACAATGGCCAAGCTCCACTCCAAGTAGACCCTCAAGATCATCTCATCCTCAGTCCTAAATATCAGCTGCCCCACAAACTTAAAA ATTCTGACCTCTTAGGATACACACATCCAGGTGGCAATAAAAA gGATGCCATTTCTTGCAGACCTGGGCAGAAAAATCCCTGTAACACACAGCTTTCTTGGGAACAGA GAAAAGTGTTTGTCACATATGAGGTGGACAGTGAAGATCATCTTAAAGAGATCATCAAGTTTGTGGTCTTGTTGAGGAACAACGGATTTGACACACAC ATTGATGTATTTGAAGAGCAGCTGTACAGCATCAGTAAGATTGACTGCATGGAAAGATATCTCAATGAG AAAGATTACCTGATTATCATGGTTATTAGTCTGAAGTATTTTGAAACAGTAACAGGTGCTCGTGTAAGTGTGGAATGTGATGAGAGGACCTCAAATACTGTGTATATTCACAAGCAG CTTCAGAGTGAATTCATTCAGAATGGCTGCAGGAACTTCAGGGTTGTTCCTGTGCTTTTTCCTGGGGCTAAAAAG AGCTATGTCCCCCCTTGGCTGCAGAACACACTTATGTACAGCTGGCCAAGGGACCGGGATGATATTCTGCGCCGACTCATGCAGGTGGAGAAGTACAACCCACCACCCGTCGGCCCGCTACCAACCATCGTCTCAATGCCTCTGTAA